The Rickettsia endosymbiont of Gonocerus acuteangulatus nucleotide sequence GAGTATACTGCTTTTCAGCATCCATCTATTTTTCTCGTGCACTTTAATCCGTCCAATAATCATATCGGCAGTTCCCTCGTCACCCTCTGATTGGGCTATTTTTAGACCTTTATATAAAGTATCTCTAATGATTTCCTGATCTTTTACAAGGCTTTTTAGCATTTCATTTGCAGAAGCATTAGGGTTTGACTCACTTATAGATGCTAGTTTTATTAAATTTGATAATGCCGGAACTTTAGCATCTAAAGTTCTTATTCTTTCAGCTAGCTCATCTAGACTTTCTGCCAAATCTTCATATTGCCCTTCGAATAATAAATGCAGGCTTCTAAATTCAGCCCCTTCAACATTCCAATGATAATTTTGTGTTTTAAAATATAAGGCGTAGCTATCTGCTAAAACCTGTTCTAAAGCTTTTATTACTTGCATAGTTATACTCCTATAAATAAAAAGTTATGAACTTTTTGACTTTATAGTATTTCATTTAATACTTCAAGTAAGTTGTA carries:
- a CDS encoding Dps family protein — translated: MQVIKALEQVLADSYALYFKTQNYHWNVEGAEFRSLHLLFEGQYEDLAESLDELAERIRTLDAKVPALSNLIKLASISESNPNASANEMLKSLVKDQEIIRDTLYKGLKIAQSEGDEGTADMIIGRIKVHEKNRWMLKSSILI